A section of the Flavobacterium ardleyense genome encodes:
- a CDS encoding HdeD family acid-resistance protein, producing MKSAFLNSIKNSVKYWYVPLIVGILFIIISIIAFSAPLSSLLTLSLLFSLSFVFGGLSEIIFSVANKDELDNWGWSLAFGIITLVVGISMFTHPALSISILAFYVGFLLLFRSISSISFSLDMKRYGSRNWMPLLIFGILGAIASFFLIWNPLFAGLSVVVLIAMSFLFAGLFGIFLSLQLRKIHTSSKQISAELKDRYEGILRDIDSEWHR from the coding sequence ATGAAATCAGCATTTTTAAATTCAATCAAAAACTCGGTCAAATATTGGTATGTTCCTTTAATTGTCGGCATACTGTTTATCATTATTAGTATCATCGCTTTTAGTGCTCCACTGAGTTCTCTACTAACTTTATCACTATTATTTTCCCTGTCATTTGTTTTTGGAGGTTTGTCAGAAATAATATTTTCGGTAGCCAATAAAGATGAACTTGATAATTGGGGCTGGTCGCTTGCCTTTGGTATTATTACTTTAGTTGTAGGTATTTCGATGTTTACACACCCTGCCTTATCAATAAGTATTCTAGCTTTCTATGTTGGTTTTTTACTGTTATTTAGATCTATTTCATCCATCAGCTTTTCCTTAGACATGAAAAGATATGGAAGTAGAAATTGGATGCCGTTGCTAATTTTTGGTATTCTTGGCGCAATTGCTTCGTTCTTTTTAATTTGGAATCCGCTATTTGCAGGTCTTAGTGTGGTAGTATTAATTGCAATGAGTTTCTTGTTTGCTGGTCTGTTCGGTATATTTTTGAGCCTTCAATTAAGAAAAATTCACACCTCTTCTAAACAAATTTCTGCTGAGTTGAAGGACCGCTATGAAGGAATATTGCGCGACATAGATTCGGAATGGCATAGATAA
- a CDS encoding phytoene/squalene synthase family protein: MKKLYDNLSVEVSKMTTRSYSTSFSLGIYFLSPAIRNSIYSIYGFVRVADEIVDSFEGYDREGLLAKFRADTFEAIEQGISTNPILHSFQHVVREYDIDLSWITIFLDSMAMDLQTVEYNREKFNLYILGSAEVVGLMCLHVFVQGDKKQFDDLKPYAMKLGAAFQKVNFLRDMKDDYEVLGRNYFPHIDFNDFTTDLKATIEKEIEADFAEGLAGIKLLPACCKGGVYLAYVYYYSLFKKIKRLPASRIMEERVRINNTHKFGLMVNSMVQYKMNLL, translated from the coding sequence ATGAAAAAGCTATATGATAATTTGTCCGTAGAGGTCAGCAAAATGACTACGCGTAGCTATAGCACGAGCTTTTCTCTTGGAATCTACTTTTTGAGTCCTGCAATTCGAAATTCAATTTATTCCATTTATGGTTTTGTACGAGTGGCCGACGAAATTGTGGATAGCTTTGAAGGCTACGATCGTGAAGGCTTGTTGGCAAAGTTTCGCGCCGACACCTTTGAGGCAATCGAGCAGGGAATTTCTACCAATCCTATTTTGCATTCGTTCCAACACGTAGTTAGAGAATACGATATTGATCTTAGTTGGATTACGATTTTCCTTGACAGTATGGCGATGGATTTGCAAACTGTTGAGTACAATAGAGAGAAATTTAATTTGTATATTTTAGGTTCCGCAGAAGTAGTTGGTTTGATGTGTCTACACGTTTTTGTCCAAGGAGATAAGAAGCAATTTGATGACCTTAAACCGTATGCAATGAAGCTGGGTGCGGCATTCCAAAAGGTGAATTTCCTACGAGATATGAAAGATGATTACGAAGTTTTGGGTCGAAACTACTTTCCGCATATCGATTTCAATGATTTTACAACTGATTTAAAAGCTACTATTGAGAAAGAGATTGAAGCCGATTTTGCCGAGGGTCTTGCTGGGATAAAGCTACTTCCGGCTTGCTGCAAAGGCGGCGTTTACTTAGCTTATGTTTATTATTACTCACTTTTTAAAAAAATTAAAAGATTACCTGCATCGCGAATCATGGAAGAGCGAGTGCGCATCAATAACACTCATAAATTTGGCTTGATGGTCAATAGTATGGTGCAGTACAAGATGAATTTGCTTTAA
- a CDS encoding amidohydrolase, which translates to MKKIFLLITLSAAVLSCVSKKAQSKVSSKSDTQLYFNGEILTMHSEKPEYVEAVVVEKGKIVFVGKQNEAQSQYANAEEIDLKGHTLLPGFIDPHSHFGMVSNTMGQVDLNPEPVGEVKNIDDILQKLKNFKEENKIAEGEWIYGWGYDESQLLEKRHPSKNDIDKVLRNNPVYLQHTSGHMGVANSLALKELKLDEKSTSPQGGTIDRFTNTNELSGLLQETAMYPAMRIMLEKLASKQGQFFDKTQEYYASNGITTAQDGMTTRDAIQFFQSQADAGKFKIDLIALAGYDELEINLRDNGLKFKNYKNGFKVQGTKIVADGSPQGKTAFFSKPFLTQVPGCVHDCRGLPSLTQDAINKLFLVAYEKENQLFIHCNGDATVDMIIQAHVYACQSLKQALDKDRRTIIIHAQFARQDQLETFVKYKMQPSFFTNHAYFWGDVHVKNLGKDRADFLSPMVSAARLGLKPTNHSDATVTPINPIFSIWTAVNRVSRSGAIIGKGERTTPYDAIKAITINSAYEFFEEDSKGSISAGKIADFVILDKNPLTVNPMEIRNISILETIKSGKSVYLKLK; encoded by the coding sequence ATGAAGAAGATTTTCCTACTAATAACTTTATCTGCTGCTGTACTTAGTTGTGTTTCTAAAAAAGCGCAATCTAAAGTTTCTAGCAAATCTGACACTCAGCTTTATTTTAATGGTGAGATTTTAACAATGCATTCAGAAAAGCCAGAATATGTTGAAGCAGTCGTTGTTGAAAAAGGGAAAATTGTGTTTGTAGGAAAACAAAATGAAGCGCAGTCTCAATATGCAAATGCGGAAGAAATTGATTTAAAAGGGCATACATTACTACCAGGATTTATTGATCCGCATAGCCATTTTGGAATGGTTTCAAATACGATGGGTCAAGTAGATTTAAACCCGGAACCAGTTGGGGAAGTCAAAAATATTGATGACATTCTTCAGAAATTAAAAAATTTTAAGGAAGAAAATAAAATCGCAGAGGGCGAATGGATTTACGGGTGGGGATATGATGAAAGCCAATTGTTGGAAAAAAGACATCCATCCAAAAATGATATTGACAAAGTTTTGCGCAATAATCCGGTGTACCTTCAGCACACAAGTGGCCATATGGGCGTGGCAAATAGTCTAGCACTGAAAGAATTAAAATTAGACGAGAAAAGTACCAGTCCTCAGGGAGGTACAATTGATAGATTTACGAATACAAATGAGTTGAGTGGATTGTTGCAAGAAACAGCAATGTATCCAGCTATGCGAATAATGCTTGAAAAACTAGCGTCTAAGCAGGGCCAATTTTTTGATAAGACTCAAGAATATTATGCGTCCAACGGAATCACCACCGCACAAGATGGAATGACAACACGGGACGCTATCCAATTTTTTCAGTCGCAGGCAGATGCAGGAAAGTTTAAGATAGATTTGATCGCTCTAGCAGGTTACGACGAATTAGAAATCAATTTAAGAGATAATGGGTTAAAATTTAAGAACTATAAAAATGGTTTTAAAGTTCAAGGGACTAAGATTGTTGCTGACGGATCTCCACAAGGGAAAACGGCTTTTTTTAGTAAACCATTCTTAACTCAAGTTCCGGGTTGCGTGCACGATTGTCGCGGATTGCCAAGTCTGACTCAGGACGCCATCAACAAATTATTTCTTGTGGCTTATGAGAAAGAGAATCAGTTATTTATTCACTGCAATGGTGATGCCACTGTAGATATGATTATCCAAGCACACGTATATGCTTGTCAAAGTTTGAAGCAGGCGTTGGATAAAGATCGTAGAACAATTATTATCCACGCTCAGTTTGCGCGTCAAGATCAATTGGAAACCTTTGTAAAATATAAAATGCAGCCCTCATTTTTTACGAATCACGCTTATTTCTGGGGTGATGTACACGTAAAAAACTTAGGAAAAGATAGAGCCGATTTTCTGAGCCCGATGGTTTCTGCTGCCCGCTTGGGATTAAAGCCAACCAATCATTCGGATGCGACAGTAACCCCGATAAATCCAATTTTCTCAATATGGACCGCAGTTAACAGAGTGTCAAGATCTGGTGCTATTATCGGAAAAGGCGAAAGAACAACTCCCTACGATGCCATTAAAGCAATCACAATTAATTCTGCTTATGAGTTTTTTGAAGAAGATTCAAAAGGCAGTATTTCGGCTGGAAAAATTGCAGACTTTGTAATTCTAGACAAAAATCCACTAACGGTGAATCCGATGGAAATTAGAAATATATCTATTCTTGAAACTATCAAAAGCGGAAAATCAGTGTATTTAAAATTGAAATAG
- a CDS encoding SRPBCC family protein: protein MKTYQYKAEQFIPIDLEHAWDFFSNPRNLSTLTPKEMDFTVLTELPAAIYENMLIDYTVKPLFGIPLKWQTEIIEVEHKKHFTDIQSKGPFKLWRHKHEFEAVEGGVLMNDTVDYQMPFGILGTLGHSLLVKKRIEGIFTYRKKVLDKLYKNKK, encoded by the coding sequence ATGAAAACCTATCAATATAAGGCGGAGCAGTTTATCCCAATAGATTTAGAGCACGCTTGGGACTTTTTTTCGAATCCTAGAAACCTTTCAACCTTGACGCCAAAAGAAATGGATTTCACGGTTTTGACTGAGTTACCTGCAGCAATCTACGAGAATATGCTCATTGATTATACTGTAAAACCATTGTTTGGTATTCCGTTAAAATGGCAAACAGAAATTATCGAAGTAGAGCACAAAAAGCACTTCACCGATATTCAAAGCAAAGGACCTTTCAAGCTATGGAGACATAAACACGAGTTTGAAGCTGTTGAAGGTGGAGTTTTGATGAATGATACCGTTGATTACCAAATGCCTTTTGGAATTTTAGGAACCTTGGGTCACTCACTTTTGGTAAAAAAACGAATAGAAGGTATCTTTACCTATAGGAAAAAAGTATTGGACAAATTATACAAAAATAAAAAATAA
- a CDS encoding sterol desaturase family protein, giving the protein MVLTNILITLGAFVGMEAVAWLAHKYLMHGFLWTLHADHHKKETTDFLERNDSFFLIFATPGIICLFIGMQNDFNPLFFIGLGITLYGMAYFFIHDIFIHQRFKVLRNSDNAYFKALRRAHKMHHKHLGKEHGECFGMLWVPIKYFKQSMDKKKSATTKVSS; this is encoded by the coding sequence ATGGTACTTACAAATATACTAATTACGCTAGGAGCATTCGTTGGGATGGAAGCCGTTGCTTGGCTTGCTCACAAATATCTGATGCATGGATTTCTTTGGACTTTACACGCCGATCATCATAAAAAAGAAACTACAGATTTTCTAGAACGCAATGATTCCTTCTTTTTAATCTTTGCAACGCCTGGAATTATTTGTCTTTTCATAGGAATGCAAAATGATTTTAATCCGTTATTTTTCATCGGCTTGGGAATCACGCTTTACGGAATGGCTTACTTCTTTATTCATGATATTTTTATTCACCAACGCTTTAAAGTACTTCGTAATTCAGATAATGCCTATTTCAAAGCCTTAAGACGTGCTCACAAAATGCACCACAAACATCTTGGCAAGGAGCACGGAGAATGTTTTGGCATGCTATGGGTTCCTATAAAATACTTCAAGCAAAGTATGGATAAGAAAAAATCTGCTACTACTAAAGTCAGTTCTTAA
- a CDS encoding heme-binding protein, giving the protein MKNYINSAFIFIVMITSITSYAQSMRPAKTQKSQLNFTAQLTSDIAFQLVEQVRKAANAAGKEVTVAIVDVAGQTIVVSKGDGIGPHNTEAARRKAFTSASTKTATLKLDRDAKANSDMQNLANLPELLLLGGGVPLYYKDQLIGAVGVAGGGGAQADDAFAKAAVLPEYNISTK; this is encoded by the coding sequence ATGAAAAATTATATAAATAGTGCATTCATTTTTATAGTAATGATAACCTCAATTACATCTTATGCACAGTCTATGAGACCTGCAAAAACCCAAAAGTCTCAACTAAATTTTACTGCTCAGCTAACTTCTGATATCGCATTCCAATTGGTTGAGCAGGTAAGGAAAGCCGCAAATGCCGCCGGAAAAGAAGTTACTGTAGCCATTGTAGATGTGGCGGGACAAACAATTGTGGTATCCAAAGGCGATGGAATTGGCCCTCATAACACCGAAGCAGCACGTAGAAAAGCATTTACTTCGGCCTCGACAAAGACTGCGACATTAAAGTTGGATCGCGATGCAAAAGCAAATTCTGACATGCAAAATTTAGCAAATCTTCCAGAACTTTTATTGCTCGGCGGTGGGGTGCCGTTATATTACAAAGACCAATTAATTGGCGCTGTAGGAGTTGCTGGCGGTGGTGGTGCTCAGGCCGACGATGCATTTGCTAAAGCTGCGGTCTTGCCAGAATATAATATTAGTACAAAGTAG
- a CDS encoding helix-turn-helix domain-containing protein, with translation MDNKSLVIITEVDFKETIKINRKYTPKENVSIYLKEGQLDIQVNGKDYQIWPNTLFFLNKGAVYSVSSFESIQLFMLEVDSKLNSDLLLGFNKYEAYQNQQQLDKGLKLDGVEFDVIWKHLQTINHYYQKEVGSGFRDRILQSLYMALIYMVVEEIFDSKNRVPSKNNRKESITIEFLNAIEKDFKSQRELQYYADKLNLSLKYISNCVRETTGSAPRDLIAATTMTFAKNQLTQTAESIEQISESLHFSDVYSFGKFFKKHSGFSPGKFRKLLQ, from the coding sequence ATGGATAATAAGTCCTTAGTTATAATCACAGAAGTAGATTTTAAAGAGACCATCAAAATCAATAGGAAATATACTCCTAAAGAAAATGTCTCTATTTATCTAAAAGAAGGACAATTGGATATACAAGTAAACGGAAAAGATTATCAGATTTGGCCTAACACACTGTTTTTTTTAAATAAGGGTGCGGTATATAGTGTGAGCAGCTTTGAAAGTATTCAGCTTTTTATGTTGGAAGTTGATTCAAAACTAAATTCGGATTTGTTGCTAGGTTTTAATAAATACGAAGCCTACCAAAATCAGCAGCAACTTGACAAAGGGTTAAAATTAGATGGTGTAGAATTTGATGTCATTTGGAAACACCTTCAGACAATTAATCATTATTATCAAAAGGAAGTGGGATCAGGTTTCAGAGATCGCATCCTCCAAAGTTTATATATGGCACTTATTTATATGGTAGTCGAAGAAATTTTTGATAGTAAAAATAGAGTTCCTAGTAAAAATAATCGCAAAGAAAGTATAACCATCGAATTTCTGAATGCCATTGAAAAAGATTTTAAATCGCAGCGGGAGCTTCAATATTATGCTGACAAACTTAATTTATCTCTAAAATACATCAGCAATTGTGTTCGAGAAACTACTGGCTCTGCTCCACGTGATCTAATTGCAGCAACTACAATGACATTTGCCAAAAATCAATTAACCCAGACAGCAGAAAGTATCGAACAAATTTCCGAAAGTTTACATTTTAGTGATGTCTATAGTTTCGGAAAGTTTTTTAAGAAACATAGTGGCTTCAGTCCAGGAAAATTTAGGAAGTTGTTGCAATAA
- a CDS encoding MerR family transcriptional regulator → MNRLSIAQLAQFSGIKPHTIRIWEQRYNALSPERTEGNTRSYSGNDLRRLLNIVGLLDSKYKVSDLCVMTDEHLHHLIQQQYNEEVDTDFQKYVLQLIAAGIDFNQAQFEETLDYCLEKIGVIATFKKVIYPLLQRLGMMWAADLMPPAQEHFMSNIIRQKLLVALDTIPPAKDTAKKWLLFLAEDEFHEIALLFAHYLLRLRGENVIYLGTNVPLSTLQQAVDTVVPDAVLTFFVKSNFTEDQQLYLNSVRNCFPNGNIYISGNEKLISTLELDSNTTWLQNIDDL, encoded by the coding sequence ATGAATCGGCTTAGTATTGCACAGTTAGCTCAATTCTCAGGAATTAAACCGCATACCATTCGGATTTGGGAGCAGCGCTATAATGCACTATCACCTGAAAGGACGGAAGGAAATACCAGGTCGTATTCGGGCAATGATTTGCGCAGACTCCTTAATATAGTAGGGCTTTTGGATAGCAAATATAAAGTTTCTGACCTTTGTGTTATGACCGATGAGCATTTGCACCATCTTATCCAACAGCAATATAACGAGGAAGTTGATACAGATTTTCAGAAATATGTGTTGCAACTTATCGCGGCGGGAATTGACTTTAACCAAGCGCAGTTTGAAGAAACATTGGATTATTGTCTGGAAAAAATAGGAGTTATCGCGACTTTCAAAAAAGTGATTTATCCGCTGCTTCAGAGGCTCGGCATGATGTGGGCGGCAGATTTAATGCCACCTGCTCAAGAACATTTTATGAGCAATATTATTAGACAAAAATTGCTTGTTGCTCTTGATACAATTCCACCGGCAAAAGATACTGCAAAAAAATGGCTGCTTTTTCTGGCCGAAGATGAATTTCACGAAATAGCACTGCTTTTTGCACATTATCTGTTAAGACTTCGCGGAGAAAATGTTATTTACTTAGGAACAAATGTTCCTTTAAGTACGCTACAACAAGCCGTGGACACTGTTGTCCCTGATGCTGTGCTGACCTTTTTTGTAAAAAGCAATTTTACCGAAGATCAGCAACTGTATCTTAACTCAGTAAGAAATTGTTTTCCCAATGGAAATATTTATATTAGTGGGAACGAAAAATTGATATCTACTTTAGAATTAGATAGTAATACGACTTGGCTTCAAAATATCGATGATTTATAG
- a CDS encoding phytoene desaturase family protein, giving the protein MARIAIIGSGFSGLSAACYLSKAGHEVHIFEKNASIGGRARQMNTDEGYIFDMGPSWYWMPDVFERFFADFGHKPSDFYSLRLLNPSFDIVFPENETMHVPANFEELCAMFESIENGSAVKLQKFMDDAKFKYDVGMSKLIYKPGLSLLEFADYEVISGALRLELFSSFSKHVHKYFTHPKLIALMEFPVLFLGAMPQDTPALYSLMNYAGLKLGTWYPNGGFGKVIEGMAKVATNSGTKFHLNAAVTKINHQDGKATGVTVSGENLNFDSVVSSADYHHTESKLLQEEDRNYSEKYWDKKTFAPSSLIYYLGLNKRLKNIEHHTLFFEEDLDVHSREIYKQPQWPTKPLFYVCCPSKTDNTVAPAGHENIFMLMPIATDLDDSEEMREKYFKLMIERLEKQTGDSVLEHIDYKKSYCVDDFKLDYNSYKGNAYGLANTLMQTANLKPKIKNKKIKNLFYTGQLTVPGPGVPPSLISGKIVAEQVEKNLKKAYEKAI; this is encoded by the coding sequence ATGGCTCGCATTGCAATTATTGGTTCTGGTTTTTCTGGTTTAAGTGCTGCTTGTTATTTAAGCAAGGCAGGGCACGAAGTGCATATTTTTGAGAAAAATGCGTCCATTGGCGGACGTGCGCGTCAGATGAATACAGACGAAGGCTATATTTTTGATATGGGTCCGAGTTGGTATTGGATGCCAGATGTTTTTGAACGTTTTTTTGCAGATTTCGGACATAAACCTTCCGATTTCTATTCGCTTCGTCTTTTAAATCCTTCTTTTGATATTGTTTTTCCCGAAAACGAAACTATGCACGTTCCGGCAAATTTTGAAGAACTTTGCGCGATGTTCGAATCTATCGAAAATGGCAGCGCTGTGAAGTTGCAGAAGTTTATGGACGATGCAAAATTTAAGTACGATGTTGGAATGTCAAAATTAATTTACAAACCAGGTTTATCTCTCTTAGAATTTGCCGATTACGAGGTAATTTCGGGTGCATTAAGATTAGAATTGTTTTCTTCCTTTAGCAAACATGTTCATAAATATTTTACGCATCCAAAGCTGATTGCATTAATGGAATTCCCGGTATTATTTCTGGGTGCTATGCCACAAGACACACCTGCTTTGTATTCGTTAATGAACTACGCTGGGCTTAAATTAGGAACATGGTATCCCAACGGAGGTTTTGGAAAAGTGATAGAAGGAATGGCAAAGGTTGCAACCAACTCTGGCACAAAATTTCATTTGAATGCAGCAGTGACCAAAATCAATCATCAAGATGGAAAAGCTACTGGAGTAACGGTCAGTGGAGAAAATTTAAATTTTGACTCCGTGGTTTCATCGGCAGATTATCATCATACCGAAAGCAAACTATTGCAAGAGGAAGATCGAAATTATTCGGAGAAATATTGGGACAAAAAAACCTTTGCTCCTTCTTCATTAATCTATTATTTAGGATTAAATAAGCGTCTAAAGAATATTGAACATCATACCTTATTTTTTGAAGAAGATTTAGATGTCCATTCTAGGGAAATATACAAGCAGCCGCAATGGCCTACAAAACCGTTATTTTATGTTTGTTGCCCTTCCAAAACTGATAATACTGTTGCTCCTGCTGGACATGAGAATATTTTTATGCTGATGCCAATTGCAACAGACCTTGACGATAGCGAGGAAATGCGAGAAAAGTATTTCAAATTAATGATTGAGCGATTAGAAAAGCAAACTGGCGATTCTGTTCTTGAGCACATTGATTATAAAAAGAGTTATTGTGTGGACGATTTTAAATTAGATTACAATTCATACAAAGGCAATGCTTATGGATTGGCAAACACGCTTATGCAAACTGCCAATTTGAAACCAAAAATAAAAAACAAAAAGATTAAGAATCTTTTCTATACCGGCCAACTTACCGTTCCTGGACCTGGAGTACCGCCCTCGTTAATATCTGGAAAAATCGTTGCAGAGCAAGTAGAAAAAAATTTAAAAAAAGCATATGAAAAAGCTATATGA
- a CDS encoding SDR family NAD(P)-dependent oxidoreductase yields MENLKGHVIIVTGGAAGIGGALTSVLVARGASVVAVDINEEAGKKKVEENSSKIVFLKGDVSKESVAQEAVELAIAKFGKLTGLVNNAHASRQKPLLELTQEDWSLSFGTGFNATLNFMKAAYQELKKNQGSVVNFGSGAALNGQIGQASYAAAKEAIRGLSRVAANEWGKDKIRVNVVSPLAMTEGVVKWKESSPAQYDEIAKHIPLGHFGDPKDDIAPVVAFLLSDDSQYMTGQTLMADGGDIKLR; encoded by the coding sequence ATGGAAAATTTAAAAGGTCACGTAATAATCGTAACCGGCGGAGCAGCTGGAATTGGGGGAGCATTAACATCGGTACTAGTTGCTAGAGGTGCTTCGGTAGTAGCAGTTGATATAAATGAGGAAGCTGGTAAAAAGAAAGTTGAAGAAAACTCAAGTAAAATTGTTTTTCTAAAAGGAGATGTTTCCAAAGAATCTGTGGCCCAGGAAGCAGTAGAATTGGCTATAGCCAAATTTGGAAAATTAACAGGCCTTGTAAATAATGCCCATGCATCAAGACAAAAACCATTGCTTGAATTGACTCAAGAAGATTGGTCTTTATCATTTGGGACAGGTTTTAATGCTACTTTAAATTTTATGAAAGCCGCATATCAGGAGCTTAAAAAAAACCAAGGATCAGTAGTAAACTTTGGTTCGGGCGCTGCACTCAATGGGCAGATAGGTCAGGCTAGCTACGCTGCTGCCAAAGAAGCAATTCGAGGATTAAGCCGTGTAGCGGCCAATGAATGGGGTAAGGATAAAATTAGAGTTAATGTTGTAAGTCCGTTGGCAATGACTGAAGGAGTTGTGAAATGGAAAGAAAGCAGTCCCGCTCAATATGATGAAATTGCAAAACATATTCCATTGGGTCACTTTGGCGATCCTAAAGACGATATAGCACCAGTCGTAGCATTTTTACTAAGTGATGACAGTCAATATATGACCGGACAAACTTTGATGGCAGATGGTGGTGACATCAAGTTAAGATAA
- the uraH gene encoding hydroxyisourate hydrolase, with protein sequence MKNFFLVILLLFSSLFFAQSSNFQLSSHILDIGLGQPAVGVPVMLEKRAKDQKTWVAIDQKITDKNGRIPDFLDSKADNQGIYRLTFLTANYFKAKNIGSFYPFIEVVFQIEDQNHYHVPITLSPFGYSTYRGN encoded by the coding sequence ATGAAAAATTTCTTCTTGGTAATACTATTATTATTTAGTTCTTTATTCTTTGCTCAATCCTCAAATTTCCAACTTTCTAGTCATATATTAGATATTGGTCTAGGACAACCTGCGGTGGGTGTGCCAGTAATGCTAGAAAAAAGGGCCAAAGACCAAAAAACTTGGGTGGCCATCGATCAGAAAATAACCGATAAAAATGGGCGCATCCCAGATTTTTTAGATTCTAAGGCAGATAATCAAGGAATTTATAGACTGACTTTTCTTACAGCCAATTATTTTAAAGCGAAAAACATAGGGTCATTTTATCCCTTTATCGAGGTCGTATTTCAAATAGAAGACCAAAATCACTATCACGTGCCAATTACACTTTCACCTTTTGGTTACTCAACTTATCGAGGAAATTAA
- a CDS encoding NAD(P)/FAD-dependent oxidoreductase, producing the protein MKDKKVVIIGGGFAGVNLAKKLGGTKGIQVTLVDRNNYNFFPPLLYQVATGMLDVSSISIPFRTLLRGEKNLNFRLGELLEVVPGANKVVLSSGELEYDYLVIATGTKANYFGMENIQKHSLPMKTVDDAVVLRNYLIAQGEKYTYEKDEVERRKMRNIVISGAGPSGVEIAGMIAEMKMRVLHEIYPELANEPLNIYLVDGAEVVLPPMSEESQQYSKKSLEDFGVKLILGKFVADYKDDKVFFKDGEFIETKTLIWTAGVTAMKFNGIPDEFYDRGNRLKVDEYNMLIGSANIFAIGDACIQTTDPDWPKGHPQLGSVAMQQGKQLAKNLEIIIQSTGKTKASFKYTDKGSMAVIGKNKAVADLTFPKTTLTGWLAWFSWFFVHLLLLVNYRNRFRTLFNWIGAYILGGQSQGMMVGENALSILETEQKKT; encoded by the coding sequence ATGAAAGATAAAAAAGTAGTAATAATAGGTGGAGGTTTTGCGGGAGTAAATCTTGCGAAAAAGTTGGGTGGCACAAAGGGAATTCAGGTAACGCTAGTGGATAGAAACAATTACAATTTTTTTCCGCCATTATTATATCAAGTAGCCACAGGAATGCTGGATGTTTCTAGTATCTCAATTCCTTTTAGAACTTTATTGAGGGGAGAAAAAAATTTAAATTTTCGCTTGGGAGAACTTTTAGAAGTGGTTCCAGGCGCAAACAAAGTTGTGCTATCTTCTGGCGAATTAGAGTACGACTATTTGGTAATTGCAACGGGTACCAAAGCCAATTACTTTGGAATGGAAAACATTCAAAAGCATTCTTTACCAATGAAAACAGTTGATGACGCGGTCGTACTTCGGAATTATTTGATTGCTCAAGGCGAAAAATATACTTACGAAAAAGATGAAGTAGAGCGTCGCAAAATGCGAAATATTGTCATTTCTGGCGCTGGCCCTTCGGGAGTAGAAATTGCGGGAATGATTGCCGAAATGAAGATGCGAGTTTTGCACGAAATTTATCCAGAATTAGCAAATGAGCCACTAAATATTTATTTGGTAGATGGCGCGGAAGTTGTACTTCCGCCAATGAGCGAAGAATCGCAACAATATTCAAAAAAGAGCTTGGAAGATTTTGGTGTAAAATTAATTTTAGGAAAGTTTGTCGCTGATTATAAAGATGATAAAGTATTCTTTAAAGATGGCGAATTCATAGAAACTAAAACCCTGATTTGGACCGCGGGCGTCACTGCCATGAAATTTAATGGTATTCCGGATGAATTCTACGATAGAGGAAATCGATTAAAAGTTGATGAGTATAATATGTTGATAGGGTCGGCGAATATTTTTGCAATAGGCGATGCCTGTATACAAACCACCGATCCTGATTGGCCAAAAGGACATCCGCAACTGGGCAGCGTAGCAATGCAGCAAGGGAAACAACTGGCAAAAAATTTAGAAATAATTATACAGAGCACAGGCAAAACTAAAGCATCTTTTAAATATACTGACAAAGGCTCGATGGCGGTAATAGGTAAAAATAAAGCTGTTGCCGATCTTACTTTTCCTAAAACCACCCTCACCGGATGGTTAGCATGGTTTTCGTGGTTTTTTGTGCACTTGTTATTGCTGGTAAATTACCGAAATCGTTTCCGAACACTTTTCAACTGGATTGGAGCATACATTTTAGGCGGTCAATCGCAGGGAATGATGGTGGGAGAGAATGCCTTATCCATTTTGGAAACGGAGCAGAAAAAAACTTAG